A portion of the Halobacillus ihumii genome contains these proteins:
- a CDS encoding amino acid ABC transporter ATP-binding protein encodes MITVEQLHKSFGKTKVLKGIDCKVEQKEVVCVIGPSGSGKSTFLRCLNLLEEITSGDVVVDGASLNDPKTNINEVRKEVGMVFQQFNLFPHKSVIENVMLAPQKARGISKGEAKERAQKLLDKVGLSEKADMYPNQLSGGQQQRVAIARALAMEPKVMLFDEPTSALDPELVGEVLAVMKQLAYEGMTMVVVTHEMGFAKEVGDRVLFMDEGIIMEEGDPEQIFNNPESERTKEFLNKIL; translated from the coding sequence ATGATAACAGTTGAACAACTGCATAAGAGTTTCGGAAAGACAAAGGTCCTAAAGGGTATTGATTGCAAGGTTGAACAAAAAGAAGTGGTTTGTGTAATCGGCCCGAGTGGATCCGGAAAGAGTACATTTTTAAGGTGTTTAAACCTGCTTGAAGAAATTACAAGCGGTGATGTTGTGGTAGATGGTGCAAGTTTAAATGATCCGAAGACAAATATTAATGAAGTTCGAAAAGAAGTGGGAATGGTGTTTCAGCAGTTTAATCTGTTCCCGCATAAATCCGTAATTGAAAATGTCATGCTTGCCCCACAAAAAGCGCGTGGTATTAGTAAAGGAGAAGCAAAGGAGCGTGCACAGAAGTTACTGGATAAGGTCGGTCTGAGTGAAAAAGCTGACATGTATCCCAATCAATTATCAGGCGGACAGCAGCAACGTGTGGCCATTGCTCGTGCCCTTGCCATGGAGCCTAAGGTCATGTTGTTTGATGAACCAACCTCTGCGCTGGACCCAGAGCTTGTTGGTGAAGTTTTAGCGGTTATGAAACAGCTCGCCTATGAAGGGATGACGATGGTCGTCGTGACGCACGAAATGGGATTTGCCAAAGAAGTTGGGGATCGAGTCCTCTTTATGGATGAAGGAATTATCATGGAGGAAGGCGATCCGGAACAGATTTTTAACAATCCTGAATCGGAGCGGACGAAGGAATTTCTGAATAAAATATTGTGA
- a CDS encoding amino acid ABC transporter permease, giving the protein MDRFNFAGVVEFLPQLMTGLYYTLLISVVGLLIGFVLGAIFGLGRISNIKIIYWISSVYIEVLRGTPVLVQAIWIFYALPLIIYYNFDSVTAGIIVIALNSGAYIAEIVRGAVVSIEKGQMEAGRSLGLNHRQTMRHIIWPQAFKRMIPPLGNQFIISIKDTSLLSVILVPELIFQGRLIAANHFNAVEIYTTVAVFYLAITLTLSFVLSIVERRLDV; this is encoded by the coding sequence ATGGATAGATTTAATTTTGCCGGTGTTGTTGAATTTTTACCACAATTAATGACCGGTCTTTATTATACGCTGCTAATCTCGGTGGTTGGTCTTTTGATAGGCTTTGTTCTCGGTGCCATTTTTGGATTGGGACGTATTTCAAATATTAAAATTATTTATTGGATATCAAGTGTGTACATAGAGGTTCTGCGCGGAACTCCGGTTCTAGTTCAGGCCATTTGGATATTTTATGCGCTGCCGTTGATTATTTACTATAATTTCGATTCCGTTACAGCAGGTATTATTGTTATTGCCTTAAATTCGGGTGCCTATATCGCAGAAATTGTGCGTGGTGCCGTTGTATCTATTGAAAAAGGTCAAATGGAGGCTGGTCGTTCACTTGGTCTGAATCATCGACAGACGATGCGCCATATTATTTGGCCACAGGCTTTTAAACGAATGATTCCGCCACTGGGCAACCAGTTCATTATCAGTATTAAGGATACTTCACTGTTATCAGTCATACTCGTTCCGGAACTGATTTTCCAGGGACGTTTGATTGCTGCCAACCACTTTAACGCTGTTGAAATTTATACGACAGTTGCTGTGTTCTATCTGGCCATTACCTTAACACTATCCTTCGTTTTGAGCATTGTTGAAAGGAGGCTGGATGTATAA
- a CDS encoding glutamine ABC transporter substrate-binding protein — MRKSNWKFLSLILFSASLMLVLAACGGGGESGSDGELEDKYTVATDTGFVPFEFKEDGEYTGFDIELINAIADEAGFEIELAPTNFDGIIPGLQTGKFDIAIAGIGITEERAKKIDYSDPYYESGLRIGVPKDNTSIKNLEDLEGKTIATRLGSTSAAFIKENIKDATANEYQQMSQVYLAVENGSADAVLYDAPNVAYYIKTEGSDKLKMVGELYKAEQYGIAISKGHEDLVKAINDALATLKENGTYDEIYKKWFGEAPKES; from the coding sequence TTGAGAAAAAGTAATTGGAAATTTTTAAGTCTTATTTTATTTTCTGCTAGTCTGATGCTTGTACTTGCTGCATGCGGAGGTGGCGGTGAAAGTGGTTCAGATGGTGAATTAGAGGACAAGTATACCGTTGCAACGGATACTGGATTTGTTCCGTTTGAATTTAAAGAAGACGGTGAATATACAGGTTTCGATATTGAACTCATTAATGCGATCGCCGACGAAGCGGGATTTGAAATCGAATTGGCACCAACAAACTTTGATGGTATCATTCCGGGGCTGCAAACGGGTAAATTTGATATTGCCATAGCTGGGATTGGTATTACTGAAGAGCGTGCTAAGAAGATTGATTACAGTGATCCATACTATGAATCGGGGCTGCGTATTGGGGTTCCGAAAGATAATACATCCATCAAAAATCTTGAGGATCTGGAAGGCAAAACAATCGCCACAAGACTCGGGTCAACTAGTGCAGCGTTTATCAAAGAGAATATTAAAGATGCCACAGCAAATGAGTACCAGCAGATGAGTCAGGTATATCTAGCAGTGGAAAATGGAAGCGCTGATGCTGTGCTGTATGATGCTCCAAACGTGGCTTATTACATCAAAACTGAAGGCAGCGATAAGCTGAAAATGGTCGGTGAATTGTATAAAGCCGAGCAATATGGAATTGCCATTTCCAAAGGGCACGAAGATTTGGTAAAGGCTATCAATGACGCCCTGGCAACACTGAAAGAAAATGGCACATACGATGAAATTTATAAAAAATGGTTCGGGGAAGCACCTAAAGAATCATAG
- a CDS encoding YfcC family protein gives MAIQQRERHSAPKQKKKWAMPDAYIIMLLIMLLAAVATYILPSGAFERVEQGDITVVVPDSFHSVDGDPTGIMDFFLSIQNGMVETAGIIFLVLIIGGTFAVIESTGAINASIMKAVNKTKNREHLLVLFVGVLLAIGGLTGAISNAVIAFIPIGIVLAKALDLDAIAGVAIIKLTAYVGFNTSFMSPFTVLIAQDIAGLPLYSGILFRCIMTVVIFAVTIGYILWYIKRVKNDPTKSLMGANRFPKDDEQVSEDVQQKFTGTHKLILSFVVLAIVFYIVGALQFGWSLNHMAAIFLIITVGTGLIAKMSPNFVVKEFMGGAKNLVYGALIIGLARAIVLVMQNGEILDTIVHWLAVAMEPFSSVFGAIAMFIGNSLFALLVSSGSGNAVVMMPILTPLADLMEVPRQVAVTAYQLSDGFMNSITPASGVLLACLAIGGVPWTKWVRFMLPLIVMWYVLSMVFLAIGVLIGWGPNY, from the coding sequence ATGGCGATACAACAAAGGGAGCGCCATTCCGCTCCGAAACAGAAGAAAAAGTGGGCGATGCCTGACGCCTATATCATCATGCTGCTGATTATGCTGCTTGCGGCGGTGGCCACGTACATCTTGCCATCGGGGGCATTTGAACGAGTGGAGCAGGGAGATATTACGGTAGTCGTTCCAGACAGCTTTCATAGTGTCGATGGAGATCCAACTGGAATTATGGACTTCTTTTTATCGATTCAAAATGGCATGGTCGAGACAGCTGGAATCATTTTCTTAGTTTTAATTATCGGGGGAACCTTTGCTGTTATCGAATCGACCGGGGCCATCAATGCTTCGATTATGAAGGCCGTAAATAAAACGAAAAATCGCGAACATTTACTTGTCCTGTTCGTTGGGGTGCTGCTTGCGATTGGCGGGTTGACCGGCGCGATCTCCAATGCTGTCATTGCCTTTATTCCAATCGGGATCGTCCTCGCGAAGGCGCTCGATTTAGACGCGATCGCTGGTGTGGCGATCATTAAATTAACCGCGTATGTCGGATTTAACACGTCGTTTATGAGTCCATTCACCGTGCTGATTGCTCAGGACATCGCCGGACTTCCGTTGTACTCCGGCATCCTGTTCAGATGTATTATGACCGTGGTGATTTTTGCCGTTACGATTGGTTATATTCTTTGGTACATTAAGCGTGTGAAGAATGATCCGACGAAGAGTCTGATGGGGGCCAATCGTTTTCCAAAAGACGATGAGCAAGTGAGTGAGGATGTGCAGCAGAAATTTACCGGCACGCATAAACTGATTCTGTCCTTTGTCGTGTTAGCGATTGTATTTTACATCGTGGGTGCGCTGCAATTCGGCTGGTCACTTAATCACATGGCAGCCATTTTTCTCATTATCACAGTTGGAACCGGGCTGATTGCTAAAATGTCGCCGAACTTTGTGGTCAAAGAATTCATGGGCGGCGCGAAGAATCTCGTCTATGGCGCATTAATTATCGGACTAGCCAGGGCCATTGTGCTCGTTATGCAGAACGGGGAGATCCTCGATACAATCGTCCACTGGCTGGCCGTGGCGATGGAACCCTTCTCCTCCGTGTTCGGGGCGATTGCCATGTTTATCGGGAATTCGTTGTTCGCCTTGCTCGTATCGTCTGGGAGCGGGAACGCCGTCGTGATGATGCCGATCCTAACACCATTAGCGGACCTGATGGAAGTTCCTCGCCAGGTGGCGGTGACGGCGTATCAATTGTCAGATGGCTTTATGAACAGTATTACGCCGGCGTCTGGTGTGCTGTTAGCTTGTCTTGCGATTGGCGGGGTGCCGTGGACGAAGTGGGTACGGTTCATGCTGCCGTTAATCGTGATGTGGTATGTGTTGTCGATGGTGTTCTTGGCGATCGGGGTGTTGATTGGCTGGGGACCGAATTACTAG